A segment of the Rhizobium sp. ZPR4 genome:
GTTCGCCGCCTGATCCGTGCCGCTGCCGGCAAAATCGTCGAAGGCCTTTTCCGTGACGCGGATGATGTGTGCCTTGACGAATTCGGAGCCTTCGCGGGCGCCGTCTTCGGGATGCTTCAACGCGCATTCCCATTCGACCACGGCCCAGCCGTCGAAATTATTGGCGGTCATCTTCGAGAAGACGGCGCCGAAATCGACCTGGCCGTCGCCGAGCGAACGGAAGCGGCCAGCACGCTCGACCCAGCCCTGATAACCGCCATAGACGCCCTGACGCCCGGTCGGATTGAACTCCGCATCCTTGACGTGGAACATCTTGATGCGGTCCTTGTAGATGTCGATGTTGTCGAGATAGTCGAGGCACTGCAGGACATAGTGCGAGGGATCGTAGAGCATGTTGGCGCGCGGATGGTTCTTCACGCGCTCGAGGAACATCTCGAAGGTGATGCCGTCATGCAGGTCTTCGCCCGGATGGATCTCATAGCAGATGTCGACGCCGTTTTCGTCGGCATGGTTGAGGATCGGCGTCCAGCGGCGGGCAAGTTCTTCAAAGGCGGTTTCCACGAGGCCGGCCGGGCGCTGCGGCCAGGGATAGATGAAAGGCCAGGCAAGCGCACCGGAGAAGGTCGCATGCGCCTTGATGCCGAGATGCTTGGAAGCGGTCAACGCCATCTTCACCTGCTCGACCGCCCATTCCTGGCGCGCCTTCGGATTGCCGCGCACTTCCGGCGCAGCAAAGCCGTCAAAGGCTTCGTCATAGGCAGGATGCACGGCAACGAGCTGGCCCTGAAGGTGGGTGGAAAGCTCGGTGACCTCGACGCCGTTGGCGCGGGCGACACCGGCGAATTCATCGCAATAATCCTTGGAGGAAGCCGCCTTCTTCAGGTCGATGAGCTGGCTTGCCCAGGTCGGAACCTGCACGCCGATATAGCCGGCATCGGCCGCCCACTTGGTGATCGAATCCCACGAGTTGAACGGTGCCGCATCGCCGGCGAACTGGCCAAGAAACAGGCCTGGACCCTTGATCGTCTTCATCTGTAATTCCTCCCTAATCGCGTTCTGTAAACGTTTCCGATGCCTTTCGGACCCATATCCGAGGCGGCTTTGGTGCCGTAGCCTCAAAAAACTATAGGGTCGTCAGGATGAAAGTCGAATGCCTTGCGACCTAATCACGGCACGCCGCCAACAGCAAGAGGTACGTGCCGCAAAATTTCCATCCGCGTTGAGACGAGCCGGCAGCGTACTTAAAAAACGCCCGCCGAAACCGGCGAGCGCCTCGCGTAATCAACCGA
Coding sequences within it:
- a CDS encoding sugar phosphate isomerase/epimerase, with protein sequence MKTIKGPGLFLGQFAGDAAPFNSWDSITKWAADAGYIGVQVPTWASQLIDLKKAASSKDYCDEFAGVARANGVEVTELSTHLQGQLVAVHPAYDEAFDGFAAPEVRGNPKARQEWAVEQVKMALTASKHLGIKAHATFSGALAWPFIYPWPQRPAGLVETAFEELARRWTPILNHADENGVDICYEIHPGEDLHDGITFEMFLERVKNHPRANMLYDPSHYVLQCLDYLDNIDIYKDRIKMFHVKDAEFNPTGRQGVYGGYQGWVERAGRFRSLGDGQVDFGAVFSKMTANNFDGWAVVEWECALKHPEDGAREGSEFVKAHIIRVTEKAFDDFAGSGTDQAANRRMLGLS